Proteins co-encoded in one Caldisericia bacterium genomic window:
- a CDS encoding sigma-54 dependent transcriptional regulator: protein MSKNDRVTVLIVDDEENILEFLNEALKEDYIIIKAKNGKEALKKVTEFYPDVVLMDYKMPGMDGMEAFLKIKEIDKDLPVILMTAYGTSSVAIQAMKEGAYDYVTKPLDLDEIRVTLKRAIELKKLSEKIKKKEIQYEGDFQAEGLIGKSQVMQEVYKQIGKAASSDVTVLILGESGTGKELVAKSIYKNSSRRDKPFVTVNCAAIPEGLLESELFGHEKGAFTDAKERHIGKFEQAKDGTIFLDEIGDMSLPLQAKILRVLQERSFERVGGTETIFTNARIIAATNKNLLKLVEEKKFREDLYYRLNVFTITLPPLRDRKEDIPDLVEYFIFKYSHKYQKVITGIAPDVMDIFMNYSWPGNVRELENAIAHAIVASHGQIILKDYLPQTILGNKKVEVTSNNINDDKVLPLNEVVAKVEKDMIIKALKQCKGNKTKAAKLLGISRKSLFNKIRDYNIIIENIENINEN from the coding sequence ATGAGCAAAAATGATAGAGTTACAGTGCTAATTGTTGATGATGAGGAAAATATTCTTGAATTTTTAAATGAAGCATTAAAAGAAGATTATATTATAATTAAAGCAAAAAATGGAAAGGAGGCTTTGAAAAAAGTAACTGAGTTTTATCCTGATGTTGTTCTTATGGATTATAAAATGCCAGGGATGGATGGGATGGAGGCATTTTTAAAAATTAAAGAAATTGACAAAGACCTTCCTGTAATTTTAATGACTGCTTATGGCACTAGTTCTGTTGCAATTCAAGCAATGAAAGAGGGTGCTTATGATTATGTTACAAAACCGCTTGACCTTGACGAAATTAGAGTGACCCTAAAAAGAGCAATAGAACTTAAAAAATTATCTGAAAAAATCAAAAAGAAAGAAATTCAATATGAAGGTGATTTTCAAGCAGAAGGGTTAATTGGAAAATCTCAAGTTATGCAAGAAGTTTATAAACAAATAGGAAAAGCAGCATCTTCAGATGTAACTGTTTTAATTTTAGGTGAAAGTGGAACAGGCAAAGAACTTGTAGCAAAATCAATTTATAAAAATTCTTCAAGAAGAGACAAACCATTTGTGACAGTTAATTGTGCTGCAATTCCTGAAGGACTTCTTGAATCAGAACTTTTTGGTCATGAAAAAGGTGCATTTACTGATGCAAAAGAAAGACACATTGGAAAATTTGAACAAGCAAAAGATGGAACTATTTTTTTAGATGAAATAGGAGATATGAGTTTACCTCTTCAAGCAAAAATTTTAAGAGTTTTGCAAGAAAGAAGTTTTGAAAGAGTTGGAGGAACTGAAACAATTTTTACAAACGCAAGAATAATTGCAGCAACAAATAAGAATCTATTGAAACTTGTTGAAGAGAAGAAATTTAGAGAAGACCTTTATTATAGATTAAATGTTTTTACAATAACTCTTCCTCCTTTAAGAGATAGAAAGGAGGATATCCCTGATCTTGTTGAATATTTTATTTTTAAATATTCACATAAATATCAAAAAGTTATTACAGGTATAGCACCAGATGTTATGGATATCTTTATGAATTATTCCTGGCCTGGAAATGTTAGAGAATTAGAAAATGCGATAGCACATGCAATTGTTGCATCTCATGGTCAAATAATTTTAAAAGATTATCTCCCTCAAACAATTTTAGGGAACAAAAAAGTTGAAGTTACATCTAATAACATAAATGATGATAAAGTTTTACCACTTAATGAGGTTGTTGCTAAAGTGGAGAAAGATATGATTATTAAAGCATTAAAACAATGTAAAGGTAATAAAACTAAAGCAGCAAAACTTTTGGGGATTTCAAGAAAATCTTTATTTAATAAAATTAGGGATTATAATATAATCATAGAAAACATTGAAAATATAAACGAGAATTAA
- a CDS encoding ATP-binding protein, translating to MKFFNSLRFQVIVSFFVVVIISTFLLGSIMIRTMEENLWKAEEEKLTTIAKQLEIAYTRIIERLITTASIQKIDLKTAKRLYLERSLEDYTYTIHEQNPLYGVGYFIYGDYFNRPVAFYESSSTFSEKYRVVLSLYENEEESGYVWVEEPKEIVYSKINQLKLTQRNILYIVVLISGLFAIYISTIFVRKVTTIKKGLENLKTDLSFKLPKMSGEMGEISFAINDLAQTLLITRSNSEKILETINSGVLVITKDGTIKEVNRAFEKLLDLKKKDILEKNFNTIPILKNLLFGLFEKGNLKEKRVKIGKDEKIFNILSTPFNTDEILITVEDITEEVKLLEEKRRTESLKTLGIFTTGVAHEIRNPLTAIKGFAQILEKKFENDGDELKYTRTILNEVKRLEDIVKDLLMYGRPSPPNKILSNISSVIKDSVSLLQEKISEKNINLELDLVYDPKFNFDPKQMEQVLLNLILNAIDSSDFNGKIIVKTKKYEDGILIEVKDFGFGIKEEDKEKIFTPFFTTKEKGTGLGLPISQKLVEMHNGKIWFNSDQNGTSFFVYLPVI from the coding sequence ATGAAATTTTTTAATTCATTAAGGTTTCAAGTAATTGTTTCATTTTTTGTTGTTGTGATAATCTCAACATTTCTTCTTGGTTCTATTATGATTAGAACCATGGAAGAAAACCTCTGGAAGGCAGAAGAAGAAAAGTTAACAACAATTGCAAAACAACTTGAAATAGCTTATACAAGAATAATTGAAAGGTTAATAACAACCGCATCTATTCAAAAGATAGATTTAAAAACAGCTAAAAGGTTGTATCTTGAAAGATCATTGGAAGATTATACATATACAATTCATGAACAAAATCCTCTTTATGGTGTTGGATATTTCATATATGGAGATTATTTTAATAGACCAGTTGCATTTTATGAATCCTCCTCTACTTTTTCAGAAAAATATAGAGTTGTTTTATCTCTTTATGAAAATGAAGAGGAGTCAGGTTATGTTTGGGTTGAAGAACCAAAAGAGATAGTTTATTCAAAAATTAACCAACTCAAATTAACTCAAAGAAACATACTTTATATAGTTGTTTTGATTTCTGGTCTTTTTGCAATTTACATATCAACAATTTTTGTAAGAAAAGTTACTACAATCAAAAAAGGCTTAGAAAATTTAAAAACGGATCTTTCATTTAAACTTCCTAAAATGTCTGGAGAGATGGGTGAAATAAGTTTTGCAATTAATGACCTTGCTCAAACTCTTTTAATAACAAGAAGTAATTCTGAAAAAATTCTTGAAACTATAAATTCAGGGGTACTTGTTATTACAAAAGATGGAACAATAAAAGAAGTTAATAGGGCATTTGAAAAACTATTGGATTTAAAGAAAAAAGATATTCTTGAAAAAAATTTTAACACAATCCCAATATTAAAAAATCTTCTTTTCGGTCTTTTTGAAAAGGGAAACTTAAAAGAAAAAAGAGTAAAAATTGGAAAAGATGAAAAAATATTTAACATACTTTCAACTCCATTTAATACAGATGAAATTTTAATTACAGTTGAAGATATAACTGAAGAAGTTAAACTTCTTGAAGAGAAAAGAAGAACAGAGTCATTAAAAACTCTTGGAATTTTTACCACAGGTGTTGCTCATGAAATAAGGAATCCTTTAACTGCTATTAAAGGTTTTGCACAAATTCTTGAAAAGAAATTTGAAAATGATGGTGATGAATTAAAATATACAAGAACAATTCTTAATGAAGTAAAAAGGTTAGAAGATATTGTAAAAGATTTACTTATGTATGGAAGACCATCTCCTCCAAACAAAATTTTGTCAAACATTTCAAGTGTTATAAAAGATTCAGTTTCTCTTCTTCAGGAAAAAATCAGTGAGAAAAATATAAATTTAGAGTTAGATTTAGTTTATGATCCAAAATTTAATTTCGATCCAAAACAAATGGAGCAAGTTTTACTCAATTTGATATTAAATGCAATTGATAGTTCTGATTTTAATGGAAAAATTATTGTTAAAACAAAAAAATATGAAGATGGAATTTTAATTGAAGTAAAAGATTTTGGATTTGGAATAAAAGAAGAAGATAAAGAGAAAATTTTCACTCCATTTTTTACAACAAAAGAAAAAGGAACAGGTCTTGGTCTACCAATTTCACAAAAATTAGTTGAAATGCATAATGGAAAGATATGGTTCAATTCAGATCAAAATGGTACAAGTTTTTTTGTTTATCTTCCAGTAATATAA